Proteins encoded by one window of Vibrio rumoiensis:
- the atpD gene encoding F0F1 ATP synthase subunit beta has protein sequence MATGKIVQIIGAVVDVEFPQDSVPRVYDALNVVDAKERLVLEVQQQLGGGVIRAIVMGSSDGLRRGLEVVNTGAPISVPVGTKTLGRIMNVLGDAIDECGEIGAEENYAIHRAAPSYEEQSNVTELLETGVKVIDLICPFAKGGKIGLFGGAGVGKTVNMMELINNIALQHSGLSVFAGVGERTREGNDFYFEMQEAGVVNIEEPEKSKVAMVYGQMNEPPGNRLRVALTGLTMAEKFRDEGRDVLLFIDNIYRYTLAGTEVSALLGRMPSAVGYQPTLAEEMGVLQERITSTKNGSITSVQAVYVPADDLTDPSPATTFAHLDATVVLNRNIAAMGLYPAIDPLDSSSRMLDPLVVGQEHYDVAQGVQTTLQRYKELKDIIAILGMDELSEEDKQLVSRARKIERFLTQPYHVAEVFTGDPGVYVSLKETLRGFKGLIAGDYDDIPEQAFMYCGSIDDAVENAKKL, from the coding sequence ATGGCTACAGGTAAGATCGTACAGATCATCGGTGCAGTAGTCGACGTAGAGTTCCCACAGGACAGTGTACCTCGTGTATACGATGCCCTGAACGTTGTTGATGCGAAAGAACGTCTTGTTCTTGAAGTTCAACAACAACTTGGCGGTGGCGTAATTCGCGCAATCGTAATGGGTAGCTCTGATGGTTTACGTCGTGGTTTGGAAGTGGTTAATACAGGCGCTCCAATCTCAGTACCAGTAGGAACAAAAACACTTGGTCGCATCATGAACGTATTAGGTGATGCTATCGATGAGTGTGGTGAAATTGGCGCAGAAGAAAACTATGCGATTCACCGTGCAGCACCAAGCTATGAAGAGCAGTCAAATGTAACTGAACTTCTAGAAACCGGTGTAAAAGTAATCGACTTGATTTGCCCATTCGCTAAGGGTGGTAAAATCGGTCTATTCGGTGGTGCAGGTGTAGGTAAGACCGTTAACATGATGGAACTTATCAACAACATCGCACTACAGCACTCTGGTCTATCAGTGTTTGCTGGTGTTGGTGAGCGTACTCGTGAAGGTAACGACTTCTACTTTGAAATGCAGGAAGCCGGTGTTGTAAACATCGAAGAGCCTGAAAAATCAAAAGTAGCAATGGTTTACGGTCAAATGAACGAGCCACCGGGTAACCGTCTGCGCGTAGCATTGACTGGTCTAACAATGGCGGAGAAATTCCGTGATGAAGGCCGTGACGTACTACTGTTCATCGATAACATTTACCGTTATACCCTTGCGGGGACAGAGGTATCGGCTCTACTAGGTCGTATGCCATCTGCGGTAGGTTATCAGCCAACGCTAGCGGAAGAAATGGGTGTGCTTCAAGAGCGTATCACTTCGACTAAGAATGGTTCTATCACTTCTGTGCAAGCGGTATACGTACCTGCGGATGACTTAACTGACCCATCTCCAGCGACGACGTTTGCTCACTTGGACGCAACGGTTGTACTTAACCGTAACATCGCGGCAATGGGTCTATACCCTGCGATTGACCCACTAGATTCTTCATCTCGTATGTTGGATCCGCTAGTGGTAGGTCAAGAGCACTACGATGTGGCTCAAGGTGTACAGACTACTCTACAACGCTATAAAGAGTTAAAAGACATCATCGCGATCCTAGGTATGGATGAATTATCTGAAGAAGATAAGCAGCTTGTATCTCGTGCTCGTAAGATTGAACGTTTCCTAACTCAGCCTTATCACGTAGCGGAAGTATTTACTGGTGACCCTGGCGTATACGTTTCTCTAAAAGAAACACTACGCGGCTTTAAAGGTCTGATCGCTGGTGACTATGATGATATTCCTGAGCAAGCATTCATGTACTGTGGTTCTATTGATGACGCAGTTGAGAATGCTAAGAAGCTTTAA
- the atpG gene encoding F0F1 ATP synthase subunit gamma → MAGAKEIRTKIGSVKSTQKITKAMKMVAASKMRRTQDAMESSRPYAETMRKVIGHVANANLEYKHPYLEEREAKKVGYIIVSTDRGLCGGLNINLFKAALNDMKAWSDKGASVELAVIGSKATAFFRHTGAKVSAQISGLGDEPSLESLIGSVGVMLKKYDEGELDRLYVVFNRFVNTMVQEPKIDQLLPLPKSDSDDMKRTHSWDYIYEPEPKPLLDTLLRRYVESQVYQGVVENLACEMAARMIAMQAATDNASNLIEDLELVYNKARQAAITQELSEIVSGAAAV, encoded by the coding sequence ATGGCCGGCGCAAAAGAGATTCGTACTAAAATTGGTAGTGTTAAAAGCACACAAAAAATTACGAAGGCAATGAAAATGGTTGCGGCTTCCAAGATGCGTCGTACACAAGACGCGATGGAATCGTCTCGACCATATGCAGAAACAATGCGTAAAGTGATCGGTCATGTAGCCAATGCTAACCTCGAGTATAAGCACCCTTATCTTGAGGAGCGTGAAGCTAAAAAAGTAGGCTACATTATCGTGTCAACCGACCGTGGTTTATGTGGCGGTTTGAACATTAACTTGTTTAAAGCGGCATTAAACGACATGAAAGCATGGTCTGATAAAGGTGCAAGTGTTGAACTTGCGGTGATTGGTAGTAAAGCTACCGCCTTCTTCAGACATACTGGCGCTAAAGTATCCGCTCAAATTTCAGGTTTAGGTGATGAACCTAGCCTTGAATCTTTGATTGGTTCAGTCGGTGTGATGCTGAAAAAATACGACGAAGGTGAACTTGATCGCCTATACGTAGTATTTAACCGGTTCGTTAACACTATGGTTCAAGAACCTAAGATCGATCAATTGCTACCTTTGCCTAAATCGGATAGCGATGACATGAAACGCACTCATTCTTGGGATTATATTTATGAGCCTGAGCCTAAGCCGTTATTAGATACTTTGCTTCGACGTTATGTTGAATCTCAAGTGTATCAAGGCGTGGTGGAAAATCTCGCATGTGAGATGGCAGCCCGAATGATTGCGATGCAAGCCGCAACAGATAATGCGAGTAATCTGATTGAAGATTTAGAACTTGTGTATAACAAAGCGCGTCAAGCGGCGATTACACAAGAGCTATCAGAAATCGTATCTGGTGCAGCAGCAGTTTAA
- the atpA gene encoding F0F1 ATP synthase subunit alpha — protein MQLNSTEISELIKQRIEKFDVVSEARNEGTIVSVSDGIIRIHGLADVMQGEMIELPGGLYALALNLERDSVGAVVMGPYANLQEGMKVTGTGRILEVPVGPELLGRVVNTLGQPIDGKGPIDAKLTSPVEMIAPGVIDRKSVDQPVQTGYKSVDSMIPIGRGQRELIIGDRQTGKTAMAIDAIINQKDSGIFSIYVAIGQKASTIANVVRKLEEHGALANTIVVVASASESAALQYLAPYSGCAMGEYFRDRGEDALIVYDDLSKQAVAYRQISLLLKRPPGREAFPGDVFYLHSRLLERAARVNEDYVERFTNGEVKGKTGSLTALPIIETQAGDVSAFVPTNVISITDGQIFLQTELFNAGVRPAVDPGISVSRVGGSAQTKIIKKLSGGIRTALAQYRELAAFAQFSSDLDAATKKQLNHGQKVTELMKQKQYAPFSVFDQALVIFAAERGYLETIELNKLADFEAALLSYAHGQFADFVAEINKTGAYNDEIEATLKKLVDGFVATQTW, from the coding sequence ATGCAACTTAATTCCACAGAAATTAGTGAACTGATCAAACAACGTATCGAGAAATTTGACGTTGTTAGTGAAGCTCGCAATGAAGGTACTATCGTCTCTGTGAGCGATGGTATTATCCGCATCCACGGTTTAGCCGATGTGATGCAGGGTGAAATGATTGAACTACCAGGCGGTCTTTATGCGCTTGCACTTAACCTTGAGCGTGACTCGGTGGGTGCGGTTGTCATGGGCCCGTATGCTAACCTTCAGGAAGGCATGAAAGTAACGGGTACTGGTCGTATCCTTGAAGTACCTGTAGGTCCTGAATTGCTAGGCCGTGTGGTAAACACACTAGGTCAACCGATTGATGGTAAAGGCCCTATTGATGCAAAACTCACTTCTCCTGTAGAAATGATTGCACCAGGTGTTATCGATCGTAAATCAGTAGACCAACCAGTACAAACTGGTTATAAGTCTGTTGACTCAATGATTCCAATCGGCCGTGGTCAGCGTGAGCTTATCATCGGTGACCGTCAGACTGGTAAAACAGCAATGGCGATCGATGCAATCATTAACCAAAAAGATTCTGGAATCTTCTCTATCTACGTAGCGATTGGCCAAAAGGCATCAACAATTGCCAACGTAGTACGTAAACTTGAAGAGCACGGCGCACTAGCAAACACTATCGTGGTTGTTGCATCGGCTTCTGAATCTGCGGCATTGCAATACCTGGCTCCATACTCAGGTTGTGCGATGGGCGAATACTTCCGTGATCGCGGTGAAGATGCACTGATTGTTTATGATGACCTATCTAAACAAGCGGTGGCTTACCGTCAGATTTCTCTACTTCTAAAACGTCCACCAGGCCGTGAAGCCTTCCCAGGTGATGTTTTCTACCTTCACTCTCGTCTACTAGAGCGTGCTGCTCGTGTAAATGAAGATTACGTAGAAAGATTCACGAACGGTGAAGTGAAAGGTAAGACCGGTTCTTTAACTGCGCTTCCTATCATTGAAACGCAAGCTGGTGACGTATCTGCATTCGTACCGACTAACGTAATCTCGATTACCGATGGTCAGATCTTCCTACAAACAGAGCTATTTAATGCTGGTGTTCGCCCTGCGGTTGACCCAGGTATTTCAGTATCTCGTGTAGGTGGTTCAGCGCAAACTAAGATCATTAAGAAACTGTCTGGTGGTATTCGTACTGCACTTGCACAGTATCGTGAACTAGCCGCGTTTGCTCAGTTCTCATCTGATCTTGATGCTGCGACTAAGAAGCAGTTGAACCATGGTCAAAAAGTAACTGAGTTAATGAAGCAGAAGCAATACGCTCCATTCTCTGTATTTGATCAAGCATTGGTTATCTTTGCTGCTGAGCGCGGTTATTTAGAAACAATCGAGCTAAACAAACTCGCTGATTTTGAAGCCGCACTTCTATCGTACGCTCACGGTCAATTTGCTGATTTCGTTGCTGAAATCAACAAGACGGGTGCATATAACGATGAAATCGAAGCCACACTTAAGAAGTTGGTTGATGGTTTCGTAGCAACCCAGACCTGGTAA
- the atpH gene encoding F0F1 ATP synthase subunit delta encodes MSDLTTIARPYAKAAFEFSVEKEAVDQWSEMLSFAAEVARNEGVVSLLNKALAADQLAEIFVSICAEFDENGKNFLKVLAENGRLKALPEICEEFLILKKELENQVDVNVVSATALTETQMAEISKKLEQRLDRKVKLNCSVDETLLSGVIIRAGDLIIDNSTRGRLNRLSDALMS; translated from the coding sequence ATGTCTGATTTGACTACAATCGCACGCCCCTATGCTAAAGCAGCTTTTGAATTTTCGGTTGAGAAAGAAGCGGTAGACCAATGGTCTGAAATGCTTTCTTTTGCTGCTGAAGTCGCAAGAAATGAAGGTGTGGTTAGCTTATTGAACAAAGCGCTTGCCGCTGATCAATTAGCTGAAATCTTTGTTTCGATTTGTGCTGAGTTTGATGAAAACGGTAAAAACTTTTTAAAAGTGCTTGCCGAGAATGGCCGCTTAAAGGCCCTTCCTGAAATTTGTGAAGAGTTTTTGATTCTTAAAAAAGAATTAGAAAATCAAGTTGATGTAAATGTGGTTTCGGCTACGGCATTAACAGAGACACAAATGGCAGAAATCAGCAAAAAACTCGAGCAGCGTCTTGATCGTAAAGTAAAGCTGAATTGCAGTGTAGATGAGACTCTACTTAGTGGAGTTATTATTCGAGCCGGAGACTTAATAATCGACAACTCAACTCGCGGTCGTTTGAACCGTTTGAGTGACGCATTAATGTCTTAA